The Chloroflexi bacterium ADurb.Bin180 genomic sequence CGTGAACGCCTTTCTGCCACGCGAGGGAGCCCAGATAGGTGAAACGCAGCGGTCCAGCGGTCTTTTCCTGCCGCGGGTGGCTCTGGACGTCCCTGACGTCGATGCCATTCTCCAGGAAGGTGAACCGTTTGGCGGGGAAACCCTCGCGGGCATAGCGAGAAATGAGAAAGCGCGAGGGTGCCAACCAGTGGTCCACGGCAAAGGCCGCTCGACGAACCAGATAATCGCGAACCCAGAAAGCAGGGGCCACCAGAGGGCGCAGAAAGGTAGAACCGGGCAGCCTGGTCTGGGCCAGGGCACAACGTGCGCAGTTGAGGTCTCCGAGCTTGCCCTGGCAGGTGCGGTGATCCGGCCATACCAACTGCGAATTGGCGCAGACGAACCAGTAGTCATGCAGCGTCAGCAGCGAAGGCAGCCCGCGGGCCTTGACCGCGTGGATCAGACGGTAGGAAAGCCACATCACGTGCTGAAAGTGGACCAGATCGGGCTTGAACTCGTCGAGGAAGGCATCGAAGCGGGACTCGATATCCCGATTGGCAAAGGTGTCAAAGTACTTGGCAACGGGTGAGGCAGTAACCGGGTCAAAGCCGCGCCACACGCGCAACGCGCGAAAACCCTCCCGCCACTCCCATTCCTGGCCGGGAGCGCTTGCCCCTGGTGGCTCGCAGCGGAAAAAGACCGCTACCTGGTGCCGTCGCGCGGCCAGCTCCCGGGCCAGGCTCTGGGTATAAACCTCGGTGCCGCCCAGGCTGGCGGGAGGAAACTTGTGTACGACCAGGGCAATGCGCATGTCGCGCCTCACTGCGGCGGGCGATCCTGCCGCGCCGCAGAGTGATCGAGCGTCTGAATCCATTGCCAGGTGCGGGCCACCCCCTCTTCCAGAGAGACCTTTGGCTCCCAGTGCAGGTAGCGTTTGGCCCGCGTTGTGTCCAGGACGAGCTCTGGCACATCAAAGCGGCGCCCTTCGCTGTACGTGACCTCCAGCGGCTTGCCCGTGACTTGGCGGATCACATCCAGCAGCTCGTTGAGGGTATAGCCCCGCCCACCGCCGAGATTGAAGACATGCTCTGAAAGAGACTCGGCCTGAGCGGCAGAGAGTGCGGCGCTGACCAGGTCGTTGATGAAAAAGTAGTCGCGGATGACCGAGCCGTCACCCCAGATCTCAATGGGCAAACCCCGCGCCAGGTGGTAGAGGAATACGCCAACTGCTCCCTGCCTCTTGGAA encodes the following:
- the mgtA_2 gene encoding GDP-mannose-dependent alpha-mannosyltransferase; the protein is MRIALVVHKFPPASLGGTEVYTQSLARELAARRHQVAVFFRCEPPGASAPGQEWEWREGFRALRVWRGFDPVTASPVAKYFDTFANRDIESRFDAFLDEFKPDLVHFQHVMWLSYRLIHAVKARGLPSLLTLHDYWFVCANSQLVWPDHRTCQGKLGDLNCARCALAQTRLPGSTFLRPLVAPAFWVRDYLVRRAAFAVDHWLAPSRFLISRYAREGFPAKRFTFLENGIDVRDVQSHPRQEKTAGPLRFTYLGSLAWQKGVHVVVEAFRGITAARATLAVYGDPSTFPVYARSISTLADPANTVLKGVLPRDAIGHALAETDVLVVPSVWYENSPLVIQEAFGAGVPVVASDIGALSEKVRPGVDGWLCPPGDVQAWHKTLLRLAEHPDEVDRTAAGVQPPMNLQDHVTRLEELYAQH